DNA from Nitrospira sp.:
TCGATTCCTGAAACAGGAGAGGACCAGCAAGACGAGCAAATACCCTGCATACGCATAAAATATAAACAGGAGCGCCCCCCAGAAGGTCCATTCAGCAAACCACATCGTCCCGTATCCCACCCTTATCGATCAGCAACCTATGGGACTCCCCCGCCTGCAGATCGGTGATTCAACCGACTCGCGGTAGCTCGGAAACATTCTGCCGCCTCGCATTGATTTCCGACGAAGAGTAAGCACCTGATCCCTCAACACATTGAACGCGTTGAACGGCGCTGCAAATCCGTGCGAGATCGGTATCGGACAATAATTCATGCGTCGGGACGGTGACGAGCCGTTCCGCCATCATCGCCGCTCGCGGCACGCTCTGGGATGAGAGCACCTCTCGAAGCTCAGGTACCTGTTGGATCGATGACGGGTATGCGGCGCTCACCCCAAGGCCCTGCGCCTTCGACATCAGACATACCGATTCTTTCTCTTGCTTGGAACCCATCAAAACAGGCAGCCGCAGATAGACTGACTGCCCTGGCACGGATGGTTTGATCATCTGCACACCAGCTGGGTCGAGAGATCGAATCAGATGCTCCGCATGCGCCACACGACTTGATGTCGAACGAGCAAGACGCTCCTTCCACCGTCGCAACAATCCGGCCCGTACCGAGTCCATGCGAGCGACCGGAAAATCCCTGTAGAATTTCGTCTCTCCCAGCTTCAAGAATGGAAGTCCTGCCGGCAACCAATAGAGCGACGGGTGGATCAACAGTTGTGTGGCCGCCACCTCCAACCAATTCTTAAACATGTCGAGCGGCGATCCAGCAGGAAGCTGTGCATATTCACGAGCCACGGCTTCCCCGATTCGATCATCATTCGTGAGAATGGCCCCTCCGGATCCACAGGTGAGGTGTTTTCCCCTGCCGAAACTCAAAAATGCAACATCGCCCATAGCTCCGAACGGCGTTCCCTCGCGACTCCCTCCAAACGCCTGCGCCACATCTTCCACCACAAAGATGCCCCGCCGACGACACAATTCGACAGTCCGCGGCACATCAACCCCGATCCCAAACAAATGTGTCGCCAGCACACACAGGACTTCGGAATCCGCAAGCCGTTCGAGCTGTTCAAAGTCAAGGTCGAACGACTGCGGAGCCACGTCGCACAATACCACCGAGAGTCGAGCGCGGACGACGGCCGACGGAACGGAAAAACACGTATACCCTGGAAGGACGACCTTTTGCCGCCCGGAAAGACCATGCAGGGCCCGGAGGATGATATTGAGCGCGGCTTTTCCGGAGGACACGAACCATACATGCTTCACACCGAAGTACTCGCGAAATTCGGCTTGCAGTCGGAGAACAGTGGCTTGTGGACGCGCGAAACCCACCACCCCCTGAATGAGGTCGCGCCAATCGATCGGTGCAGCCGAAGGAGGAAGTGTTCGTTGCGCCTTCATGGAAGGTGCTTCACAATGTGAGGCCCGAGCAGGTTTGCGACCACCAAAGGCAATTTCTGCCACAAGCGTATCGCCAGGGCATATTTCGGATTCTGCGGATTGAGTTGAGGTACCTGGCGCCCATCTTTTACCCAATAGTACCAATGAAGCTGTTTCGGCTTGGCCCCCCATTGTTCTTTGAAACGATAGGTACCGCTGTCCGGAGTCGAGCGACCAAAGTCGAATACCTGAAACCCCTGCTGGCAGGCATATTCCAGCACCGTGCCGTAGAGCAACATATTGGGGGCAAGTTTGTTGAATCGTTTGTCCGACGCCGCCCAAGGGATCTCCAACGACGAACGGAACCCATAGAGGAACCCTGCGGCAGCCGGCGTCTCTCCGTGAGAGACGATACAGATGCGGGTCTCCTTCGGAAGCACCTCGAGAATCTTCTCGAAAAAGCCCTTCGCATACACCGGCGTCCCCAGATCACGCATGCACCGTGAAAAGACGGCATAAAATTCGTCGAGACATTCCTTGCCTCCCACTCGTGCGGTCATACCTTCTTTTTGCGCCCGGCGGATCTGGCTCCGTAACTTGGACGGAAACCCCTTCAATAATTCTTCATAGGAATTCGGCAGTGAAAGACGCATGGATACCTTTCGCGCGCTGGGTACCCAAGACGTATCCGTCGCTTCTGCATGTCGCAGTTCTATGTGATCCGCATTCAACGCTTTCGCCTGTTCGATTGCAGAGGCCTCGAGCCGCGACCGCCCTTCTGGAGAATCGGCGATCAGGCCGCCGTAGTTCACGAACGGCACGGACACCAAGAATCGACCAAACCCTCGGCTCGCCAAGAGCACCAGCGGGGCAATGCCTTGTACCGTCCCATCGTAGTCTTTGACCGCCACATAGTACGTTCGATGCCCGAACGCTTCCTCGATGACGCGACGCCATTCAACAAGATGATATCCCGTCGCCAAGGGGGATTTCAGCACATAGGCATTCCACGCCAGAACTTCGGCATCCGTCCGACCTACAAATGAAGTCACCAAGGCACTCATGTCGGCCATCTATCGGCGATCCCGTTCATACATGACTGCATCGAGAACGGCGGCCACTTCTCCAGCCAACGATCGATACTCAAACCGACGCACATTCATCGCATCAGGCGGAACAAGTTTCTGCCGTCCCCCGGCCAACTCGATCAACAGTGTTTTGATGCTCGTCAGTTGATTGGGGCAGCTTATGCCCAAGGCATGGCGATCGACCAAATTGGCGGTCGCCCCCTCCCCACCGATCAGAAGCAGAGGTCGGCCGGTCGCGATATATTCGTAGATTTTCGCCGGCACCTGCAGCGGCGAATCCGGTTGGAGCACCAACAATACACTGGATCGTTTCATCTCTCTCAGACATATACTGTGCGACATCGGCGGCTCACGCCGCAAAAAACCCTGTTTTTCAAGGTCGACGGCGTACCGTTCACATTCTTGGTCCGTCGTATCCCACCCGCCGACAAAGCGCAACCGGACCGCTTCCGGTTTCAAGCGACCGTCTCGAAACGATTCCCATACCGCTTGCAATAATATGCGAGGCGTTCTTTTTCCATAGACCGTCCCGAAGTGGCACAGTTCATAGGCCGCCGACCTTGCGCCGGTATCAGATATCCCATCTATCCCATCAGAAATTTGCTCGGTCGCAAAGACATCTCGATCAAACCCATTGGAGATCCAGATACAGCGACCACGGAGTTCGCCATACTCCTGAACAAGTCGGTCACGAAGCTCTGCCGTGTTTGCGATGACACGGCTGGCAGTGCGACAGACCTGCGCCTCAACCATTTTAGATTTCCTGGCCAGCACCTGCGAGCTGAATGAGTAGTACGGGTTACAATTCCAAGGATCACGATAGTCCAGCACCAGTGGTCTCTTGAACCGCTCGGCAAGGGTAGCGCCGACCAGAAAATTCGTCCAAGGTCCACCCGTTGCGAAAATCACGTCCGGAATGTCCTTCTCATCGATATGCTGAAGTTGCCGAACAGCCGGCGCACACCAACCGCATTGTCGGTCTGGAAATGCGAAGGCCCAGTCCAGCAGAAAGTCTTTCAAGTTCGCACGAGTGCCCCCCGATTGAACGGCGGAGCCAACCCGGCTTGTCTGATCCCGCTGCTCTTGATCCTGAGCAACACTCCTCCGAAAGATTCCACGAACCTGTTCACGATATTGCAAGAGCTGTTGAAGCCGATCGGTATAAGGTACACGGATTACTTCGACCGTCGCTGGAACACGCTCACCGAGCTTTTCATCGACCTGATGTATCGGATACACGCACTCAGGCGTCGTCGTGAGCACCTGAGGCTGCCACCCATACCCCGGCAGGTTCCGGCAGAAGCCAAGCGGACGCATGGCACCGCTCGCCGCCACCGGCGGGAAGTAGTAGGCGACTATGAGTACTCGCTTCACAGGCTCACCGCCCATGCTCTAAAAAGGTCGAGTGCGTTGGATACTCGTTAGGCAACCTGCCGAGCACGAAATTGGTCCCGGAGCACATGGACAATGCGTTCAGAGGCATGCCCATCCCACAAGGGGGGAGGCGTAAGAGGAGAACGAGAGTCATCGAGGACCTTCATGGCTTCGGTCAGAATTCTGGTGGGCGCCGCCCCAATCACTCGATTCGTTCCATGCGTCACGGTAATCGGTCGCTCCGTGTTTTCTCGGAGCGTCAAACAAGGAATGCCGAGCACCGTCGTCTCCTCCTGAATGCCGCCGGAATCGGTTAAGACAAGGCGGGCATGGGCGACCAGAGACATGAAATCGAGATATCCGATGGGGTCCATGCAATGCACGCCCTGCGGCGGGGTCGGCGGAGGACCGAAATACAGCTCGGGGCCGAAGCTTCCGATCGATTCGAGCGCCTTTTTTGTGCGCGGGTGGATGGGAAAAATAATCGGCAGACGCCGAGAGATTTCCAGCAACGTATCGATCAGCCCCCTCAACACCTTGATGTCATCGACGTTGGACGGACGATGAAGCGTTGCAACCCCGTACGGTGCATTGCGCAGCTTTAGTCGGTCCACCATCGTGGAATGGCTCCACAATCGACGCGATGCCTCCAGCGAATCAATCATCACGTTCCCGACAAAAAATATCTTTTTCTCCGACACACCCTCCGCAAGCAGATTGCGGCGCCCGCTTTCCTCGGTCACAAACAGATAGTCGGACACCGCATCTGTGACAATACGGTTGATTTCCTCCGGCATAGAGCGATCACCGCTTCGAAGTCCGGCCTCTACATGTGCCACCGGCACATGCAACTTGACCGACGTCAGAGCCGCTGCCATGGTGGAATTGACATCACCGACTACCACGACGACATCGGGGCGTTCCCGCTCCACGATCGGTTCGAGTCGCTTCATGACCTCGGCTGTCTGGACGGCATGGGTGCCGGATCCGACATCCAGCGAGACGTCCGGTAACGGAATCTGCAAATCCTCAAAGAACTGCCCGGCCATTTTCACGTCATAATGTTGCCCCGTATGGACCAGGAGCGGGGTCATGTCCGGATGTTTGCGCATTTCCCGCATCAACGGCGCAATCTTCATGAAGTTCGGTCTGGCCCCGACAATATTGAGTACTTTCATTGAGGTTGCCTTCTTTTTCGTAATGCTGCGTTTCAGTGGCTCCAACACATCGTGCCTGCTCGACGGTGCTGTACAGGCGTCCAATCCACGACAGATGCTACGAAGCAGAGACGGGATCTTGCCGTATAAAGTCAGAAAGGATCTCAAATTCCGCGACATGGAACAGTCGGTTGGCGAGATCGATTTCTCCTCGACGGTGGCGGTCCAAATCCGTCAACAAAGCTCCGACATTGTAGATGCCTCGCTCTCGAACCGTTCGACTTCCCAGCATGTCACGGAGCGGCTCATGGAGATCATGGGCAAACCACTTCTTGCTCGCCGTCGGGAACCCCATTTTATCCACCCGCGCCCGCACGGACTCGGGAATCCGCCCCCTCATCGCTTCTCGAAGCACATATTTATTCCACGGCCCTCGTATCTTCCAGTCGTCGGGAAGGCCGCACACAAAAGACACCAGACGATAGTCCAGAAAGGGAAGTCTGGCCTCCACTGAGTTGGCCATGGAATTGCGATCTTCGATCCGAAGATACAGGGGCAATGGGGCAGAGACGACCGACTGGTTCAGCGCACTCGACAACGTCCCGGATACCGGTGAATCGTCTTCGTTGATGCAGTACTTGGTCAAGTCGGTTGAAAACCACGAACTCCTACGAAGGCGCGCCTGCCGCCTTGTCTGTGCCCATTGCCGGTACGCATCGATTTTATACATTTCCCATGAAAGCCAGCGATTCACCGCCTCAGTAAAGCGCTCTCGCGAGCTTCCTCCATGAGCCATCGTGTAGGAGGTCACAGCCTGCCACGCTTCTCTCACTCGCCCTTGTCGAAGGAGTGCGACCCAGTAATCCTGAAAATAGCTCGAATACCCACCGATCGTTTCATCGGCGCCTTGCCCATTCAGTATCACACGAATCCCTTGGGAAGCAGCAAGACGCATCAATTGATAGCCGACCACCGCGGTCATGGTGTGTACTGGCTCGTCCTGAAACCACAGGACCTTGCGCAAATCACTCCATAATTCACTGGGGCTGGTTTCGAGTTGTCGTAATTGAGCACCGGTTTGAGCCAAGGTGTCGGCAATGTACTTGGACTCGTCGAACTGTTTGTCCATATAACAAAACGCCTGGAGGAATTCTGATCCTCCGTCGGCATAATCACTTCGATGACGGGCAGCCGCACAAATGATAGCCGTCGAATCGAGCCCTCCGGACAAGCATACTCCCACCGGAACGTCACTTCGCATGCGGATCCGAACCGAGTCTTCGAAGAGATCCGCAAACGCGGCTGCAGGGTTGTCGGATACCGTCGGAGGCAATATCTTGAGCGA
Protein-coding regions in this window:
- a CDS encoding DegT/DnrJ/EryC1/StrS aminotransferase, which translates into the protein MKAQRTLPPSAAPIDWRDLIQGVVGFARPQATVLRLQAEFREYFGVKHVWFVSSGKAALNIILRALHGLSGRQKVVLPGYTCFSVPSAVVRARLSVVLCDVAPQSFDLDFEQLERLADSEVLCVLATHLFGIGVDVPRTVELCRRRGIFVVEDVAQAFGGSREGTPFGAMGDVAFLSFGRGKHLTCGSGGAILTNDDRIGEAVAREYAQLPAGSPLDMFKNWLEVAATQLLIHPSLYWLPAGLPFLKLGETKFYRDFPVARMDSVRAGLLRRWKERLARSTSSRVAHAEHLIRSLDPAGVQMIKPSVPGQSVYLRLPVLMGSKQEKESVCLMSKAQGLGVSAAYPSSIQQVPELREVLSSQSVPRAAMMAERLVTVPTHELLSDTDLARICSAVQRVQCVEGSGAYSSSEINARRQNVSELPRVG
- a CDS encoding UDP-N-acetylglucosamine 2-epimerase, which gives rise to MKVLNIVGARPNFMKIAPLMREMRKHPDMTPLLVHTGQHYDVKMAGQFFEDLQIPLPDVSLDVGSGTHAVQTAEVMKRLEPIVERERPDVVVVVGDVNSTMAAALTSVKLHVPVAHVEAGLRSGDRSMPEEINRIVTDAVSDYLFVTEESGRRNLLAEGVSEKKIFFVGNVMIDSLEASRRLWSHSTMVDRLKLRNAPYGVATLHRPSNVDDIKVLRGLIDTLLEISRRLPIIFPIHPRTKKALESIGSFGPELYFGPPPTPPQGVHCMDPIGYLDFMSLVAHARLVLTDSGGIQEETTVLGIPCLTLRENTERPITVTHGTNRVIGAAPTRILTEAMKVLDDSRSPLTPPPLWDGHASERIVHVLRDQFRARQVA
- a CDS encoding Asparagine synthetase [glutamine-hydrolyzing]; protein product: MCGIAVAIGLNGRPIERAAVERMAKSLLHRGPDDGGVYLDGSVGLGFRRLSILDLSDAGHQPMVSEDGQYVLVFNGEIFNYIELRTELRQLGYQFRSSGDSEVLLAAYRQWGADCLPKLNGMWAFVIYDRRHRRLFGSRDRFGVKPLYYSRNDDIVQFASEIKALRASGYRQNDINWRTAARFLLEGRLDGQVETFYEGIRQIPPGSGFEVELDGTWRLWSFWSLKILPPTVSDNPAAAFADLFEDSVRIRMRSDVPVGVCLSGGLDSTAIICAAARHRSDYADGGSEFLQAFCYMDKQFDESKYIADTLAQTGAQLRQLETSPSELWSDLRKVLWFQDEPVHTMTAVVGYQLMRLAASQGIRVILNGQGADETIGGYSSYFQDYWVALLRQGRVREAWQAVTSYTMAHGGSSRERFTEAVNRWLSWEMYKIDAYRQWAQTRRQARLRRSSWFSTDLTKYCINEDDSPVSGTLSSALNQSVVSAPLPLYLRIEDRNSMANSVEARLPFLDYRLVSFVCGLPDDWKIRGPWNKYVLREAMRGRIPESVRARVDKMGFPTASKKWFAHDLHEPLRDMLGSRTVRERGIYNVGALLTDLDRHRRGEIDLANRLFHVAEFEILSDFIRQDPVSAS